In Oscillatoria acuminata PCC 6304, a single window of DNA contains:
- a CDS encoding S-layer homology domain-containing protein: MVFSLKWPVAIISSMVLGVTAGVMVPDLGKVKTASAQGQQPQQQPQQQSSFPDVEPNYWASPFIEGLAQEDIVVGYPDGTFRPTQNIERDEFAALIRQAFNVTERREISSGSEFNDVPQNYWAVPAIEEAYQGGFMDSFSNNQLFYPQREMTRAEAITSLAQGLQLVQVRPPATAYQAGDRTPTASRARRPVAKRQLAFPLAFTAMMQPLHLIQRANAQPAAQPGPAVEEPTQESFVTEQPAPDLTAYYNDADRVPSEATDPILAATQANIVVNHPDPAVLNPNEFLSRGSAAAMIYQSLVHAGRMEPLPENSAANQYIVEPSSENQP; encoded by the coding sequence ATGGTTTTTTCATTGAAATGGCCCGTTGCCATCATCAGTTCTATGGTTCTCGGCGTGACAGCCGGGGTTATGGTTCCGGATCTAGGGAAGGTAAAAACTGCTTCGGCACAGGGTCAACAACCTCAACAACAACCTCAACAACAAAGCTCCTTCCCCGATGTCGAACCCAATTATTGGGCCAGTCCGTTTATTGAAGGGTTAGCGCAAGAAGATATTGTGGTAGGATATCCCGACGGAACCTTTAGACCCACTCAAAATATCGAGCGGGATGAGTTTGCCGCCCTCATTCGCCAGGCGTTTAATGTAACTGAAAGGCGCGAAATTTCCAGTGGCAGTGAGTTTAATGATGTTCCTCAAAATTATTGGGCAGTTCCGGCGATCGAGGAAGCCTATCAAGGCGGTTTTATGGATTCCTTTTCTAATAATCAGTTATTTTATCCCCAGCGAGAAATGACGAGAGCAGAGGCAATTACCTCGTTAGCACAAGGTTTACAATTGGTCCAAGTTCGTCCCCCAGCTACAGCTTATCAAGCTGGCGATCGCACTCCCACCGCATCTCGTGCCAGACGCCCGGTAGCCAAACGGCAACTCGCATTCCCCCTGGCGTTTACCGCCATGATGCAACCGTTACACTTAATTCAGCGAGCCAACGCACAGCCGGCAGCACAACCGGGACCTGCCGTCGAGGAACCCACTCAAGAATCCTTTGTCACCGAACAACCGGCACCGGATTTAACCGCCTATTATAATGATGCCGATCGCGTTCCCTCCGAGGCAACCGACCCCATCTTAGCAGCAACCCAAGCTAATATCGTGGTCAATCATCCCGATCCAGCAGTCCTCAACCCCAACGAATTTCTGAGTCGAGGTTCCGCTGCTGCCATGATTTATCAAAGTTTAGTCCATGCCGGACGTATGGAACCGCTACCGGAAAATTCCGCTGCGAATCAATACATTGTCGAACCCTCTTCAGAGAACCAACCTTAA
- a CDS encoding pentapeptide repeat-containing protein, with protein MKRISAEDLLNHYEAGQRDFLLLDLSGLDLRGASLPHINLMGVDLVGADLSGVDLSNADLSGADLTRANLSYSNLSGVELSHAIVGEANFTGVNLSGSILNGLILGREDAQGPNFSEANLTGARLVEVQLPRANFTAANLTAADLAYSHLTRANFSETFLLGTFLKQANLAGANFRRAHLFGTFFVEACLSEACFENAFLNCVNFYHADLNQVNFDLTTDYKRLVMPTGYRGDRCKFRQLRENRQENVAVKPPIQAHSVHW; from the coding sequence ATGAAACGAATAAGTGCTGAGGACCTGCTGAATCATTATGAAGCTGGACAACGTGACTTTTTGCTGTTGGATCTCAGTGGTTTAGATCTGCGGGGGGCTTCTTTACCCCATATTAATCTCATGGGCGTTGATCTCGTCGGGGCCGATCTCAGCGGTGTCGATCTGAGCAATGCAGACCTCAGTGGTGCCGATCTCACTCGGGCGAACCTGTCCTACTCCAATCTGAGCGGAGTTGAACTCTCTCATGCGATCGTCGGTGAAGCTAACTTTACCGGCGTCAACCTCTCCGGATCTATCCTCAATGGTCTAATTTTAGGGCGGGAAGATGCCCAAGGACCCAATTTCAGCGAAGCCAATTTAACCGGGGCCAGGTTAGTCGAGGTCCAGTTACCCCGGGCAAATTTCACCGCAGCCAATCTCACCGCTGCGGACTTGGCCTATTCTCATCTCACTAGGGCTAACTTCTCGGAGACCTTTTTGCTAGGAACGTTCCTCAAACAAGCTAATCTAGCCGGAGCCAATTTCAGACGCGCTCATTTGTTCGGCACTTTTTTTGTAGAAGCCTGTTTAAGTGAGGCTTGTTTTGAGAATGCCTTTCTCAACTGTGTGAATTTCTATCATGCCGATTTAAACCAGGTTAACTTCGACCTGACCACCGATTACAAACGCCTCGTCATGCCTACCGGCTACCGAGGCGATCGCTGTAAGTTCCGCCAGTTACGAGAAAATCGCCAAGAAAATGTAGCCGTTAAACCCCCAATTCAGGCGCATTCCGTTCATTGGTGA